In Pseudomonas sp. MYb327, one DNA window encodes the following:
- a CDS encoding flavohemoglobin expression-modulating QEGLA motif protein: MSAAPLSELDAALPGLARKIRVLDALAWPDGVEEGFLASWRAGHAELPKVELRPRDHSADIAALETFISRCDEGHPAGRHLAMTARSYATAGHMLGAIGTPAFTQYSSALYRRPDFYYQRLNLSMLDAARFFLDTTDALLGGARIPPCPADISAEAFAAWLKPELDQFFGPGKITVVLDPSLAAKAIAGSSRIRLRASALFSELDKNQLLQHEAFVHVATAQNGARQPNLKSLGLGAPRTTQTQEGIATLAELFTGSMDINRLRRLALRVLAVQQALDGADFIQVFEGFLAAGQSQEESFRSTQRVFRGADLRGGSAFTKDAAYLTGLLGVHTLLRIAIRDNRPELVGYLFAGRLSLGDTVRLAPLFESGWLQGPHHLPAWACDLRLLAANLAFSAFISRIKLDVLDVEVLMAFADEHETDASA; this comes from the coding sequence GTGAGCGCCGCGCCCCTCTCCGAACTTGATGCCGCCCTGCCCGGCCTGGCCCGCAAGATCCGCGTGCTGGATGCACTGGCCTGGCCGGACGGGGTCGAGGAAGGGTTTTTGGCCAGTTGGCGCGCCGGGCATGCCGAGCTGCCCAAAGTCGAATTGCGCCCACGCGATCACAGCGCCGACATCGCCGCCCTCGAAACCTTTATCAGCCGTTGCGACGAGGGCCATCCGGCCGGGCGCCACCTCGCCATGACGGCACGTAGTTACGCCACTGCCGGGCACATGCTCGGCGCCATAGGTACGCCCGCCTTCACCCAGTATTCGTCAGCGCTCTATCGACGCCCGGATTTCTACTATCAACGCCTGAACCTGAGCATGCTGGACGCTGCCCGGTTTTTTCTCGATACCACCGACGCACTTCTGGGCGGTGCGCGGATTCCACCGTGCCCGGCCGATATTTCGGCCGAGGCTTTCGCGGCCTGGTTGAAGCCGGAACTGGACCAATTCTTCGGCCCCGGCAAGATCACCGTGGTACTCGACCCGTCCCTGGCTGCCAAAGCCATTGCCGGGTCGAGCCGCATTCGCCTGCGGGCCAGCGCCCTGTTCTCGGAACTGGACAAGAACCAGTTGTTGCAACACGAGGCTTTCGTGCATGTCGCGACGGCGCAAAACGGCGCACGGCAACCCAACCTGAAAAGCCTGGGCCTGGGAGCGCCACGCACGACCCAGACTCAAGAAGGCATCGCCACCCTCGCCGAACTGTTTACCGGCAGCATGGACATCAATCGCCTGCGGCGCCTTGCGCTGCGCGTGCTGGCGGTGCAGCAGGCGCTGGATGGCGCCGACTTCATTCAGGTTTTCGAGGGGTTTCTTGCTGCGGGTCAATCCCAGGAAGAATCCTTCCGATCGACCCAACGGGTATTCCGTGGTGCCGATTTGCGCGGAGGCTCGGCATTCACCAAGGACGCCGCCTACCTGACCGGTTTGCTGGGCGTGCACACGCTGCTGCGCATTGCCATTCGTGACAATCGACCGGAACTGGTGGGCTATCTGTTTGCCGGGCGCCTGAGTCTGGGAGACACCGTGCGCCTGGCCCCGCTGTTCGAGTCTGGCTGGTTGCAGGGGCCGCATCATCTACCGGCCTGGGCCTGCGATCTGCGTTTGCTCGCCGCAAACCTGGCCTTCTCTGCCTTTATTTCGCGGATCAAGCTGGATGTACTCGACGTGGAGGTACTCATGGCGTTCGCCGACGAGCACGAAACCGATGCCAGTGCCTAA
- a CDS encoding SulP family inorganic anion transporter: protein MSNSDSSPPVLEPGRIAHRESSEKQKGWGRWFPGLRTLREYKLAWLRYDIMAGLVLTTMLVPVGIAYAVASGVPGIYGLYATIVPLLAYAFFGPSRILVLGPDSSLAAVILAVVLPLSGGDPQRAVALAGMMAIVSGAVCILAGIARLGFITELLSKPIRYGYMNGIAVTVLISQLPKLFGFSIETDGPVRNLWSVCTSVMAGKTNWTTFMVGAITLAVILALRNYRRIPSILIAVAGATVAVAVLDLAARAGVSVLGSLPQGLPAFAIPWIARDDIVPVLIGGCAVALVSFADTSVLSRVYAARTHTYVDPNQEMSGLGFANLAAGFFQGFPISSSSSRTPVAEAAGARTQLTGVVGALAVALLLMVAPNLLQDLPNSALAAVVIASAIGLIEVDDLKRIYRIQRWEFWLSIACTIGVAVLGAIEGIGLAIVIAVIEFLWDGWRPYSAVLGQAEGIRGYHDIRRYPDASLIPGLVLFRWDAPLFFANAELFNDRVLDAVAASPTPVRWLVVAAEPVTSVDVTSADMLAELDETLHAAGIKLCVAEMKDPVKDKLKRFGLFARFGESAFFPTMDDAVSSYLEIHPMQ from the coding sequence ATGAGCAATTCAGATTCTTCGCCTCCCGTCCTGGAACCGGGGCGGATTGCCCATCGGGAGTCGAGCGAAAAGCAGAAAGGCTGGGGCCGTTGGTTTCCCGGCCTTCGAACGCTGCGCGAGTACAAACTGGCCTGGCTGCGTTACGACATCATGGCCGGATTGGTCCTCACCACGATGCTGGTCCCTGTCGGCATCGCCTACGCCGTGGCATCGGGTGTACCCGGCATCTATGGGCTGTACGCGACCATCGTCCCGCTGCTTGCTTACGCGTTTTTCGGACCCAGTCGAATTTTGGTGCTTGGGCCGGATTCTTCGCTGGCCGCCGTCATTCTTGCGGTCGTCCTGCCGTTGTCGGGTGGCGACCCGCAGCGCGCTGTCGCTCTGGCGGGCATGATGGCGATCGTGTCCGGCGCGGTTTGCATTCTGGCGGGCATAGCGCGCCTTGGTTTCATTACCGAGTTGCTGTCCAAACCGATCCGCTACGGTTACATGAACGGCATCGCCGTGACGGTGTTGATCAGCCAGTTACCCAAACTTTTCGGTTTTTCGATCGAGACCGATGGACCGGTACGAAACCTGTGGTCTGTCTGCACCTCAGTGATGGCAGGAAAGACCAACTGGACGACGTTTATGGTCGGCGCAATCACCTTGGCAGTGATTCTGGCGCTCAGGAACTACAGGCGTATCCCGAGCATTTTGATTGCCGTGGCCGGTGCGACTGTCGCCGTGGCAGTGCTGGACCTTGCCGCGCGGGCAGGCGTGTCGGTGCTCGGCTCGCTACCGCAAGGATTGCCGGCATTCGCCATTCCGTGGATCGCTCGCGACGACATTGTCCCGGTGCTTATAGGTGGTTGCGCCGTGGCCCTAGTTTCATTCGCCGACACCAGCGTGCTCTCGCGCGTCTACGCGGCGCGGACCCACACCTATGTCGACCCGAATCAGGAGATGTCGGGGCTCGGTTTTGCCAATCTGGCGGCTGGCTTCTTCCAGGGTTTTCCAATCAGTAGCAGCTCTTCTCGCACGCCAGTGGCCGAAGCGGCGGGCGCCAGGACTCAGTTGACCGGTGTTGTCGGGGCACTGGCGGTGGCCTTGCTGCTGATGGTGGCGCCTAACCTGTTGCAGGATTTGCCCAATAGCGCATTGGCGGCAGTGGTGATCGCGTCGGCCATTGGTTTGATTGAAGTTGACGACCTGAAGCGGATTTATCGAATCCAGCGCTGGGAATTCTGGTTGTCCATTGCATGCACCATTGGCGTCGCCGTACTGGGTGCGATTGAGGGCATCGGCCTGGCCATCGTGATCGCCGTCATAGAATTCCTGTGGGATGGCTGGCGGCCGTACTCCGCGGTGCTGGGGCAAGCCGAGGGTATCAGAGGCTATCACGACATCCGGCGTTATCCCGATGCCAGCCTGATCCCCGGCCTGGTGTTGTTTCGCTGGGATGCCCCGTTGTTTTTTGCCAATGCGGAACTGTTCAACGACCGAGTGCTGGATGCCGTCGCGGCCTCGCCAACGCCCGTGCGCTGGCTGGTGGTGGCGGCGGAACCGGTCACCAGTGTCGACGTGACTTCCGCCGACATGTTGGCCGAGCTGGACGAAACCTTGCACGCGGCAGGTATCAAGTTGTGCGTGGCCGAGATGAAGGACCCGGTCAAGGACAAGCTCAAACGCTTCGGGCTGTTCGCGCGGTTCGGCGAATCGGCGTTTTTTCCGACCATGGATGACGCCGTCAGCAGCTATCTGGAGATTCATCCCATGCAATGA
- the ppk2 gene encoding polyphosphate kinase 2, which yields MAKDKKAPKREAAENQKLKNKDYLEQLRLLHVELVKLQEWVKAKGIKICIVFEGRDGAGKGGTIKAITERVSPRVFRVVALPAPTDREKSQMYVQRYLPHLPAAGEVVIFDRSWYNRAGVERVMGFCSEEQVTGFLKTAPNVERAIVDSGVILLKYWLEVSADEQTRRLEARIKDGRKIWKLTPMDLKSYSRWYDYSRARDDMFEATDTEFAPWLVANSNDKRRARLNIITDLLSRIPYEDVPREKVILPKRQKPGGYRDPDYPVRRIPEKF from the coding sequence ATGGCAAAGGACAAGAAAGCCCCGAAGCGTGAAGCGGCTGAGAACCAGAAGTTGAAGAACAAGGATTACCTGGAACAGCTGCGTCTTCTGCACGTTGAACTGGTCAAGTTGCAGGAGTGGGTCAAGGCCAAGGGCATAAAGATTTGCATCGTCTTCGAGGGGCGCGATGGCGCTGGTAAGGGCGGGACAATCAAGGCGATCACTGAACGGGTGAGTCCACGGGTATTTCGAGTGGTGGCGTTGCCGGCGCCGACGGATCGTGAGAAGAGCCAGATGTATGTCCAGCGGTACTTGCCGCATCTGCCGGCGGCGGGTGAAGTGGTGATCTTCGATCGCAGTTGGTACAACCGTGCGGGCGTCGAGCGGGTGATGGGTTTTTGCAGCGAGGAGCAGGTGACCGGGTTCCTGAAAACCGCACCCAATGTGGAACGGGCAATCGTCGACTCGGGCGTCATCCTGCTCAAGTATTGGCTGGAAGTCAGCGCCGACGAGCAGACTCGCCGGCTGGAGGCACGCATCAAGGATGGGCGCAAAATCTGGAAGCTGACGCCAATGGATCTCAAGTCATACAGCCGCTGGTATGACTATTCCCGGGCGCGTGATGACATGTTCGAGGCGACTGACACCGAGTTCGCGCCATGGCTGGTGGCCAACTCGAACGACAAGCGCCGGGCGCGGCTGAACATCATTACCGATTTGCTCAGTCGCATCCCGTATGAGGATGTCCCGCGCGAAAAAGTGATCCTGCCCAAGCGGCAGAAGCCAGGCGGCTATCGAGATCCGGATTATCCCGTCAGGCGAATTCCCGAAAAATTCTGA